The Malus domestica chromosome 17, GDT2T_hap1 genome contains the following window.
TAGTATACTATGTTCATCATTTCAATATATAAATGTACGTTAAATGTAAAAGCTAATGaataaattgtataaaaaaaataatcaaaatacagaattaaataataaagaaaCAGAATTAATAAATAACCATAAAATATTTGaatatttagaaaaaatatttgtCACCATAAGTTGGAAACATAAATTTGAAACAATTCAGGTCGAAAGTTCAGAATTCCTATATGCATTCCAATTTCCATATGGATTCAGAAATGTTTTTattccaatttccaatttcTATATGCATTCAAATTTCCATATGGATGCATCCAAGTTTCAAAAGTAATTGGATTCAAAACGGAAATCCAATGGCGGAATCATAAATTTCAATCAAACTTTGCACCCCTAATTAGTCATGAGTTAGGACAGTTAATCACATTTGAGTTAGGACAGTTGTATGAATGTGCTTGTTTTTAAGGTAATTAACGTGCTTGTTTATTTAcatttaagtttaaatttttctCCCCGTAGTTTATAATTTACAATATACGTTATCAAGTAAAAGAAAAGTTActcttttcaataattttttatccTTGGTAGGATTGCATCTTCTGCTCTCCTCCAAAAACAAACCAAAGAAAGGTTTCCTACAGAGTTTGGGAGATGGACTCGTCCTTCACGATGCAGGAAATAGCATGCCTTTTATATACAGAGGCCAAGTACTCCTCAATAAGCAAGCAAATAATCAAGGTGTTTAGTAATTCGGAGGAATTTTGCTCGAAGACAACAACGATGTCCCAAGAATCCAGCAACGCGTCTGTATTTGCGGCGGCATCCATAGGATCACTCATGGAGGAAGCATGGACGACGAAGTCTTTGCTGTCGGATAATTACAGTATTTTCTCAGAAGGGTTGAATGGTGAAGAAGCCAATAAGGAGATAACAATGGCTTGTATTCGAAAATCAATAAGTAAGCATATTAATCAAACCGTGTCTGATAATTCGGAAGACGTAAAGATAAAGACCAGGATGATGTCCCAAGAATCCAACAATGCTTCTGTAGCGACGGTGGCATCCATAGGATCACTTATGGAGGAAGCGTGGATGATGAAGCCATTGTTGTTGGATGAGTGGCAGTGCTGCAGTATTTGCACGGAAGGCTTGAATTGTGAAGAAGTCGATAAGGAGATAACATTGCCTTGTAAGCATAAGTTTCACTCAGCTTGTGTTCGAACCTGGATCGCCAAGCGCTCTTCCTGCTCGCTCTGCCGGATCAATGTTAAACCTGCCATTCCACTCTGCAGTATCAATGTTGAGCCTGACGTGCCGGCAATGATGGAAGAAGACGATGAGATCAACATGCGGGTGAATATCATCACCAATATGGCTCAAATATGGCACTTTCCTAGTCTTTGAAGATGTTCTTGTTTTATGTCAACCTTTTCTTATTCATCATATGCCGTTTCCTATTGATATGCAGTTTCCTATTGATATTTTACTTTAATTAGtttgtcttttatattttgttaataCGTTGATTTATATCAtaacatacttttttttttaattttgaagaaaaaataattgGCTCAATAGACTAATAAGGATTCAACGTGAAAAAGGAGTGTCagttgtcgactacctgacacCCTCCACTCTTCTTTATCCGAGCTTGGTACCGGCtgtgtaagataaacttacataggaCAACAATTTTTGCAAGcaatatgaagaagaagaataaaaagatCTTGATTCTATTCATTGGTCTTTATTCTTTGTTTACAACATATAGTATTTAACCCTAAGGCTGAGAGAACTCGTACAACAGTTTGCGGAAGTGATTTTCACATTCTCTTTTTTTCGTTACACTCCACTCTCTATTTTGTAAATGTacgattaaataaatcaaagagGAATCAAAACACGAGTACATAAATAACTCTGCCATCACCAGTAATTTCCACAAGAGCAACTCCCATCCTTGAAATGGTGGAATCTGCTGGCGTCCCTCACTACGATTTCCCTTCCCGTAACCCTAGCAATTAACATAACCGCAGAATGGCAGTCTCCGCAAATACGGTGACTCTGCACAATTTGCACTGGCGTCCCATCCGAAGTACTGATCAGACCATAAGCTATGGCTAGTTTCTCGCTGTGGTAAAACGACGTCTGCTCATGTTCATCGACATCAGGAAGTGGACACTTCTCCTCAGGGATGTAACCGTGTTTTGAAATCTTGATCATCAAGTCATCCACTTTCTGGTAAATCTCTCTTGTTTCAGCGTGGCTTTTGTCTCCAGAACGAAAAATATTTACctgttttttaatttcaatccAAGTGCATGCCGGAAGCATTCTCAAACCCTTTCTTCTTAAAGTCTGAACAACACCGGCAGCCTCCTTCAACTTCCCAGAACTGTTGTATATATTTAAGAGCACAATATAATTACTTAGCTTATCAGGTTCCATCCCATAAAGTTTCTCTGCAGCGAATTTTCCGAGCTCTAAATTCTCATGGACTCGACAAGCTGTTAGCAGGGCAGCCCACATATTTGCTGTGGGATCAAAGGGAGCGTCTCTTAATAGTTCATAAGCTTCATCTAAAAGCCCTTCTCGACCTAGCAATTCAATCATACAAGCATAATGCATTGCCCGGGGCTTGATCTTGTGATCCCTGCTCATTGCGTCAAAAATCTCCCATCCGCATTCTGATAAACCAGAATGACTGCAAGCAGACAATACAGCAAGAAATGTAACATGGTTAGGTACCATTCCTTCCTGAAGCATCTTCTCAAACATCTCAACAGCCTCGTCACCCCGACCATGATTACCATATCCAGCTATCAAGGCATTCCAAGATATAACATTCTTGAGAGGCATCTGGTCAAAAACATGACGGGCGTCTTCTATTCTTCCCCATTTGCAATAGAAGTCTACAAGTGATGTGTTCGCCACTATATCTAACCCAAAACCGTGACGAACTAGACCTGCATGAGCTTGCTTAGCATGTTCCGGTGAAGCCAACCTTGCACAGATTCTTATGATCATAGAAAATGTGAAATGGTCCATCTTAACACCAGAATCACGCATGTCATAGTACATACTCAGAGCTTCCTCGCTGTAACCATGAAGTGCATAACCTGCAATGATAGTATTCCATCCTACTGTTGTCTTCCGCGGCATCTCATCGAAAACACATTGAGCATCTTCGATACTCCCACACTTGCTGTACATATCGATCAACGCACAAGGCACAAAAATATCAGAACCCAGCCCCATCTTCAAACAACAGGAATGAAACTGTTTTCCAGCAAAAATGAGTGCCAAACCAGCTGATGCCCGAATCATGGCGGCAAAAGTCCGCGATCCAGCGTCAGAAAATTCGTGCCACATAATTTGAAACAAATGGAAGGCCTCCATGAAATTCCCCGAATCCACAAGGCCCCCGATTATCGTGTTCCAAGAAACCTGGTTTCTCTCAGGCATTTCCTCGAACAATCTACGTGCATCAATCATCATCCCGCATTTCACATGCATAAGAAGCACCCTGTTCCTCATATACTGATCCAATTCAAACCCATTACTAATCATGTAACTAGAAACCCTCTTAACCCCCCTAATCGATTTCAAACTAATGCAAGCACTCACCAAAGCGTCGTACGTATGACCCGCCAATTCATACCCACCTTCAAACTCCAAAATCTCGAACAATTCAAGCGCTTCCCGGTACCGACTACACAAAACCAGCTTCTCAATCTGACTACAAAGCCCAGAATTGCGTTTCACGATCTGGGTATCTTCCAAAGGCGCCGCCTTCGGCTCATCGACCTCGATTTTCGACGGCACGGGCTTCGGACGCGGCTTCAGCTCCTGCTCCACGGAAGAACACTTGATATGCAGCAATGGGTTCCTCCATTTTCGTCGACTGAATTGGAAACAGTACCCAGAAAACAGAGATAACGATCTCCGCCTGAAGAACTTAGGATCCGAGAACGAAAAATGTAAGCTGGATCCGCTCTGGAACTGATCCAACGCTATATTTTCGTAGCGCAAGAGTGGGATCTCCATGATTTGAAACATGGAACTAGATCAGCGAATCAGAAATGGAGCTGGTGAGGAAAGTTGGTACCCTTGAAACGGAACACCGGAGTCTCTCCGTTCAGTGAAACGACGAGGTTGCGGTTGGGAGGAGAGGAGAGGAACGGTGCGGTTTCAGGGTGGAAAGGAGGAGAGTGAGGGGGACGAAGGGGTCGGCGGTGTAGGAGAGAGGATCAGCATTGGGAATTCCGCCTGGAAAATTCGGATGCGCCTAGTTCGAAGTTGCTGACCTTCCAACTGAAAAGCTTCTATATTTCTGTGCAGGCGCTGGAGTAGACCGGTAAACGGTcggatttattgggtttgggtcgggttaAACTCAACCTATTAATTTAACGGGTCACTCGAATCTAAcctgttaagctaacgggtcatccgaaccTAACTCGTTAAGCCTAATAAgtcacccgtttcacccgttaacacccgttaacaattttttttgttttttgtttttttttaacattttgcATTCCAATACAAATTACACATCTTTTACCCAATATtacaaatattatatatatatatatatatatatatatatatatatatatatatctctctgtGGGGATTGAAGTACATACACTCTGTAAATGTTTTACATCGTGACCTGAAACCGAGTAACCTACTTCTCAATGCAAATTGTGACCTTAAGATTTGTGGCTTTGGGAATGTTTTGCACCGTCACCTGAAACCGAGTAACCTACTTCTCAATGCAAATTGTGACCTTAAGATTTGTGACTTTGAGTCTCATAACTGAGGTATATACATCACCAAGatgtattttatatatatatatcatactaCAATGTTCCAAATCAACTAATTAATAGAACTCCATAAGGGTTTTACAAAATGTGAAGCATAGCTATACGTCATGGGGCAATGCCGTATTCAACATCACCAAGATGTACCACCCAATTACATCGCTACTTCAAGGAAAAATTTGCATATCGAACACCCAAAAATCTGCAACACACCCACAAAATCAAGAGCAATGAGCAAGTATACAAAATTGGACATTAGTCTTGCATAATCCATCCTAATTATTAAACATCATAGAAAATATCTTTAAAAGAACTCACACCTGATATGTACCCTATTGAAACTAACAACCCTACCTATTCTTGAGCTGTAAGATAACTCCAAGTAACACTCATTACAAACCATGCAGCAAGCCAAGGAAATAAGCACTTTTTTGGTAGGCTTGACTTCTCATCCCAAAAGTAATTCCAAAAATCAAACCGATAATATAGATTGCAAGTTTTGTCTTGAAGCTAAAATTTCCAAATTGATGGTTCCAAAGTGTTGACAAAAGCACTGGTGCTAGTGTCACTGAAGCAACTACATATGGCTTATACCATCTTGCTTCACAAACAATAGGAATAGTCAATCTCCTAGGCAGATAAAACGGCAGCTCAAGTATGAAAATCAGTCGGCGTAAAAAAACCGATAATCTAAGATTAGAGCAGCATTTCTTGACTTCTACTACTTCAGAACTGCCTTGTGCAGCTCCTTCCTCTACTAAGAATTGGCACAGTCAAGTCACTTTCATTGCTCGAATTACAGCTCAATTCTACACTTTTCTTCCGATGCTTGTGTGAGATGTAAACCACAATCGCATAAGCAATATAGAGCGAAGAGAAAGCCATTGCAGCCCACACATCTATTTCCTTGTGAATCAAGATAACACCCAAACATACAATGACCAAAAGGTAGAAGCAAATATCTCTCACAAAGTCCACTTTGTGAACTCGAATGCGCCTTTTGCTTGTAGGTCTAAATCAATCATTCACTTTCTAATTTATAAGTAACAAGAAGAGCATCTCTCTCTTAAATTCCCTCTCTATCTCCACCACCAGTTCTTGATTTTGTGAACAACAAAGGACCCATAAAAGGCAAAAGGCAAAAGAAATCGTAGGCTGCAAAATGAGGTTTCCTTACTTTTTCTAAACAATAAGCAATAAACAAAGGAACTAAAAAGGGAAAGCAAAGGAGAAAAGCAATGACCTTTTTTCCAATGCGAAAACAGAACACGTATTTTAATCAAAACCCAATTCGTCGAAGGGCTTGGCCGCCGCTTGCTTCTCCTCCTCAATCACCATCAAACCCATGATAGAAGAATAACGTATGTATGAGTGTGTGTATGAATCGAGTGTGTGATGGGATGGAGAAGTGGGAagatctctctctatctaacTTGCGAAGGAAGAGAACAAAAGCACAATCACACACAGAAAGCACCATTTGCACAACAAAAGCACAATCGCAATCGAAATCATTAAACACAAATCAACTAATTCCAAATTAATTCGAAGCTCATATGAAGAGTACCACCTCAAACCAAGCTCAAGCAAAAACTGAGAAAGACGAAAAATATAATATGCAAAAACGAAAATTAATTGCCATGGAAGAAGAGTTGAAAGGGAATCGGAACTTACCGGAGAGAGGGTGGCAGAACTTAGTGAACGGCAGCCAACtttaaggaagaagatgagggagaGAACGGCGCCACTCAGTCGGGTTCGAACATGAGATAACAGAGAGAGCTAGGTTTTCTATTCCAACTataaaattacacaaaagtccttcttaacgggtgttaacgggtgcTAACAGGTTTCGCGGGTTGACCCAAAATGACCCGTTACTTAATGGGTGACTAACGAGTTGACCCGTTAACAACCCAACTGGTTAAGCACTCACCCAAATACTAgttttaacgggtcgggtcgggtcAGGTCAGGTTCAAAATGTCAGCCATACTCTGGAGGTAGAAACTAGAGAGTAAACCAAAACGATGcgctttttgtattttatttttaatttaattttttatttttctttaatttatttaattgatgattttgtaaaaGAAGGGTGCGGGTTTGGTTTCTCAATTAATGAATATGGTTTTGTATCTCACATGGAGTAACGATTTTTTTAAGTGCCAACCGTCCTTGATCACTTAATTTAAATCGTTAGATCAAATACAACGGTTAAATATATGTCAAGA
Protein-coding sequences here:
- the LOC103404448 gene encoding pentatricopeptide repeat-containing protein At5g50390, chloroplastic-like — protein: MFQIMEIPLLRYENIALDQFQSGSSLHFSFSDPKFFRRRSLSLFSGYCFQFSRRKWRNPLLHIKCSSVEQELKPRPKPVPSKIEVDEPKAAPLEDTQIVKRNSGLCSQIEKLVLCSRYREALELFEILEFEGGYELAGHTYDALVSACISLKSIRGVKRVSSYMISNGFELDQYMRNRVLLMHVKCGMMIDARRLFEEMPERNQVSWNTIIGGLVDSGNFMEAFHLFQIMWHEFSDAGSRTFAAMIRASAGLALIFAGKQFHSCCLKMGLGSDIFVPCALIDMYSKCGSIEDAQCVFDEMPRKTTVGWNTIIAGYALHGYSEEALSMYYDMRDSGVKMDHFTFSMIIRICARLASPEHAKQAHAGLVRHGFGLDIVANTSLVDFYCKWGRIEDARHVFDQMPLKNVISWNALIAGYGNHGRGDEAVEMFEKMLQEGMVPNHVTFLAVLSACSHSGLSECGWEIFDAMSRDHKIKPRAMHYACMIELLGREGLLDEAYELLRDAPFDPTANMWAALLTACRVHENLELGKFAAEKLYGMEPDKLSNYIVLLNIYNSSGKLKEAAGVVQTLRRKGLRMLPACTWIEIKKQVNIFRSGDKSHAETREIYQKVDDLMIKISKHGYIPEEKCPLPDVDEHEQTSFYHSEKLAIAYGLISTSDGTPVQIVQSHRICGDCHSAVMLIARVTGREIVVRDASRFHHFKDGSCSCGNYW